The Sesamum indicum cultivar Zhongzhi No. 13 linkage group LG1, S_indicum_v1.0, whole genome shotgun sequence genome includes a window with the following:
- the LOC105159120 gene encoding long chain acyl-CoA synthetase 4-like: MEEKRFIVEVEPSKPAQEGKPSIGAVYRSIFAKDGFPPPIPGLDSCWDIFRLSVEKYPENRMLGRREMVNGKPGKYSWMTYKEVYDIVLKVGNSIRSCGVEEGGHCGIYGANCPEWVMSMEACNAHGLYCVPLYDTLGAGAVEFIICHAEVTLAFVEEKKISELLKTFPGASKYLKTIVSFGKVTSQQKEDVEKFGVAIYSWDDFMSLGENKNFNLPTKKKTDICTIMYTSGTTGDPKGVMISNNSIVTLIAGVKHMLESVNEALTVNDVYLSYLPLAHIFDRVIEECFINQGAAIGFWRGDVKLLVEDIVELQPSVFCAVPRVLDRIYSGLQQKISSGGLIKQTAFNFSYSLKLRNMRNGFKQSVASPICDKLVFNLVKQGLGGNVRLILSGAAPLASHVEEYLRVVTCSYVLQGYGLTETCAGTFVSIPDEMNMLGTVGPPLPNVDVCLESVPEMGYDALSRTPRGEVCVRGDTLFSGYYKREDLTKEVLIDGWFHTGDIGEWQPNGSLKIIDRKKNIFKLSQGEYVAVENLENIYSLAPDIESIWVYGNSFESFLVAIINPNKQAVEQWAEQNGIFGNFNGLCENTQVKNYFLGELTRIAKEKKLKGFEFIKAIHLDPVPFDMERDLITPTYKKKRPQLLKYYQDMIDSMYKNAK, translated from the exons ATGGAGGAGAAGAGGTTCATAGTGGAGGTGGAGCCGTCGAAGCCTGCCCAGGAAGGAAAGCCGTCGATCGGAGCTGTTTATCGTAGTATTTTCGCTAAGGATGGATTTCCGCCGCCCATTCCGGGGCTCGACAGCTGTTGGGATATTTTCCG CTTGTCAGTAGAGAAATATCCCGAGAATCGAATGCTTGGTCGCCGTGAAATGGTGAATGGGAAG CCAGGTAAATACTCATGGATGACTTACAAAGAAGTTTATGACATAGTTCTTAAAGTTGGTAATTCTATTCGCAGTTGTGGCGTTGAGGAA GGAGGACACTGCGGAATTTATGGTGCTAATTGCCCTGAATGGGTTATGAGCATGGAG GCATGTAATGCTCATGGACTCTATTGTGTCCCTTTATATGACACCTTAG GTGCTGGGGCAGTTGAATTCATCATATGCCATGCCGAAGTTACACTTGCTTTTgtggaagagaaaaaaatttctgag CTGTTGAAAACTTTTCCTGGTGCATCTAAGTACTTGAAAA CAATTGTGAGCTTTGGGAAAGTTACCTCTCAACAGAAGGAAGATGTTGAAAAGTTTGGGGTTGCTATTTATTCTTGGGATGACTTTATGTCATTG ggagaaaataaaaacttcaATCTTCctacgaaaaaaaaaactgatatTTGCACGATTATGTATACTAGTGGAACTACTGGAGATCCTAAGGGTGTCATGATCTCCAACAACAGCATTGTTACCTTAATTGCTGGAGTGAAGCATATGCTAGAGAGTGTGAATGAAGCG TTGACTGTCAATGATGTGTATCTATCATATCTTCCTTTGGCGCATATCTTTGATCGTGTCATTGAAGAGTGTTTCATCAATCAGGGGGCTGCAATTGGATTTTGGCGTGGG GATGTTAAGTTATTGGTTGAAGATATTGTAGAGCTTCAACCCAGTGTCTTCTGTGCAGTTCCTCGGGTACTAGATAGAATATATTCAG GTTTGCAACAGAAGATTTCTTCTGGGGGTTTGATTAAACAGACTGCgtttaatttttcttactCTTT GAAACTGCGTAACATGAGGAATGGCTTCAAACAATCTGTGGCATCTCCGATCTGTGACAAACTTGTTTTCAATTTG GTAAAACAAGGTCTCGGTGGCAATGTAAGACTTATTTTATCTGGAGCAGCGCCTCTTGCCTCACATGTAGAAGAGTACCTGCGAGTAGTCACTTGTTCTTATGTTCTTCAAGGATATG GCCTGACAGAAACTTGTGCCGGCACATTTGTTTCAATACCAGATGAGATGAACATGCTGGGCACTGTGGGTCCTCCACTGCCCAATGTGGATGTTTGCCTGGAATCTGTACCTGAAATGGGCTATGATGCCCTTTCAAGAACACCACGCGGAGAAGTATGTGTAAGAGGGGATACTCTATTTTCAGGCTACTATAAACGTGAAGACCTTACCAAGGAAGTCTTAATCGATGGCTGGTTTCACACAG GGGATATTGGAGAATGGCAACCTAATGGGAGCTTGAAAATTATTGATCGCAAGAAGAACATTTTCAAGCTCTCACAAGGAGAATATGTTGCAGTGGAGAACTTGGAAAATATCTACAGTCTAGCTCCTGATATCGAGTCG ATATGGGTATATGGCAACAGCTTTGAGTCTTTTCTCGTTGCTATTATTAATCCAAACAAACAAGCAGTGGAGCAATGGGCGGAACAGAACGGTATATTTGGCAACTTCAATGGTCTATGTGAAAATACCCAAGTGAAAAACTACTTCCTCGGAGAGCTCACAAGAATTgccaaagaaaagaag TTGAAGGGTTTTG
- the LOC105159129 gene encoding mitochondrial inner membrane protein OXA1-like isoform X3, which translates to MAYRRSITARAKLLHQQHRVAPSFSHVPRDDDDRGTPLHHSPISKNPEIPSNFQHRLFGMGNNVGTFHRSRNLFQDRRFGIPAACSPVFVRNMSSLGEGPADKIEIMTDVLGDKAVEVGSQVGPVANEVAVAAADSFFPVAALQYLIDYIHSFTGFNWWASIVLATLLIRGIQLPLMINQLKSTSKFTLLRPRLEEIKEEMQSRSTSPDAVAEGQARMKELFKEYGVTPFTPLKGILISGPIFCSFFFAVRNMAVNVPSFKEGGTLWFTDLTTPDSMYILPILTALTFWITVEAIFCYWITSNLFSLTYGLALKKPGVKKFLGVPILPKAQPPTVQKPAFDALNKYTAPQQQQSVSSSIQASPKPTANQRIPSSSVLSQRIKSLEKEVKGRKKDKKR; encoded by the exons ATGGCGTATAGGCGGAGCATCACTGCTCGAGCCAAACTTCTTCATCAACAGCACCGAGTTGCTCCTTCATTTTCGCATGTTCCTCGCGATGATGACGATCGTGGAACTCCGCTGCATCATAGCCCCATTTCGAAGAACCCTGAAATCCCTAGTAACTTCCAGCACCGCTTATTCGGGATGGGAAATAATGTGGGCACCTTTCATAGGTCGAGAAATCTGTTTCAAGATCGGAGATTTGGGATTCCGGCGGCTTGTAGTCCGGTGTTTGTGAGGAATATGTCGAGTCTTGGAGAAGGGCCGGCCGACAAGATTGAGATAATGACTGATGTGTTGGGGGATAAAGCCGTAGAGGTGGGTTCGCAGGTGGGCCCGGTGGCAAATGAGGTGGCGGTTGCTGCAGCGGACTCTTTCTTTCCGGTGGCTGCTCTCCAGTACTTGATTGATTATATACATAGTTTCACTGGGTTTAATTG GTGGGCTTCAATTGTTTTGGCAACTCTATTGATTCGTGGGATTCAGCTCCCTCTAATGATAAATCAACTGAAGTCCACTTCAAAATTTACA CTTCTACGGCCACGGTTGGAGGAGATTAAGGAAGAAATGCAAAGTAGG AGTACGAGTCCTGATGCTGTGGCTGAAGGTCAGGCACGGATGAAGGAACTATTCAAGGA ATATGGTGTTACACCATTCACCCCTTTGAAGGGAATTCTAATTTCAGGTCCCATCTTTTGCAGTTTCTTTTTTGCT GTTAGGAACATGGCGGTGAATGTTCCATCTTTTAAAGAGGGAGGAACTTTGTGGTTTACCGATTTAACAACTCCAGATAGCATGTATATTCTTCCAATTTTGACAGCACTGACATTTTGGATTACCGTGGAG GCTATATTCTGCTACTGGATTACCTCCAACCTGTTTTCGCTCACATACGGATTAG CGTTAAAGAAGCCCGGGGTGAAGAAATTCTTGGGCGTGCCAATATTACCCAAGGCACAACCTCCAACCGTTCAAAAACCAGCCTTCGACGCGCTCAACAAGTACACGGCACCCCAACAACAGCAGTCTGTATCGTCCTCTATTCAAGCATCACCAAAACCCACCGCGAATCAAAGAATACCCTCTTCGTCCGTCCTCAGTCAAAGGATTAAGAGCTTGGAGAAAGAGGTGAAGGGAAGgaaaaaagacaagaaaaggTAA
- the LOC105159129 gene encoding mitochondrial inner membrane protein OXA1-like isoform X1 has product MAYRRSITARAKLLHQQHRVAPSFSHVPRDDDDRGTPLHHSPISKNPEIPSNFQHRLFGMGNNVGTFHRSRNLFQDRRFGIPAACSPVFVRNMSSLGEGPADKIEIMTDVLGDKAVEVGSQVGPVANEVAVAAADSFFPVAALQYLIDYIHSFTGFNWWASIVLATLLIRGIQLPLMINQLKSTSKFTLLRPRLEEIKEEMQSRSTSPDAVAEGQARMKELFKEYGVTPFTPLKGILISGPIFCSFFFAVRNMAVNVPSFKEGGTLWFTDLTTPDSMYILPILTALTFWITVECNAQEGLEGNPTAGTIKNFSRVLAALTVPFTATFPKAIFCYWITSNLFSLTYGLALKKPGVKKFLGVPILPKAQPPTVQKPAFDALNKYTAPQQQQSVSSSIQASPKPTANQRIPSSSVLSQRIKSLEKEVKGRKKDKKR; this is encoded by the exons ATGGCGTATAGGCGGAGCATCACTGCTCGAGCCAAACTTCTTCATCAACAGCACCGAGTTGCTCCTTCATTTTCGCATGTTCCTCGCGATGATGACGATCGTGGAACTCCGCTGCATCATAGCCCCATTTCGAAGAACCCTGAAATCCCTAGTAACTTCCAGCACCGCTTATTCGGGATGGGAAATAATGTGGGCACCTTTCATAGGTCGAGAAATCTGTTTCAAGATCGGAGATTTGGGATTCCGGCGGCTTGTAGTCCGGTGTTTGTGAGGAATATGTCGAGTCTTGGAGAAGGGCCGGCCGACAAGATTGAGATAATGACTGATGTGTTGGGGGATAAAGCCGTAGAGGTGGGTTCGCAGGTGGGCCCGGTGGCAAATGAGGTGGCGGTTGCTGCAGCGGACTCTTTCTTTCCGGTGGCTGCTCTCCAGTACTTGATTGATTATATACATAGTTTCACTGGGTTTAATTG GTGGGCTTCAATTGTTTTGGCAACTCTATTGATTCGTGGGATTCAGCTCCCTCTAATGATAAATCAACTGAAGTCCACTTCAAAATTTACA CTTCTACGGCCACGGTTGGAGGAGATTAAGGAAGAAATGCAAAGTAGG AGTACGAGTCCTGATGCTGTGGCTGAAGGTCAGGCACGGATGAAGGAACTATTCAAGGA ATATGGTGTTACACCATTCACCCCTTTGAAGGGAATTCTAATTTCAGGTCCCATCTTTTGCAGTTTCTTTTTTGCT GTTAGGAACATGGCGGTGAATGTTCCATCTTTTAAAGAGGGAGGAACTTTGTGGTTTACCGATTTAACAACTCCAGATAGCATGTATATTCTTCCAATTTTGACAGCACTGACATTTTGGATTACCGTGGAG TGTAATGCTCAAGAAGGTCTGGAAGGTAACCCAACTGCTGGTACTATCAAGAATTTTTCGAGGGTCTTGGCTGCTTTGACAGTCCCTTTCACCGCAACTTTCCCGAAA GCTATATTCTGCTACTGGATTACCTCCAACCTGTTTTCGCTCACATACGGATTAG CGTTAAAGAAGCCCGGGGTGAAGAAATTCTTGGGCGTGCCAATATTACCCAAGGCACAACCTCCAACCGTTCAAAAACCAGCCTTCGACGCGCTCAACAAGTACACGGCACCCCAACAACAGCAGTCTGTATCGTCCTCTATTCAAGCATCACCAAAACCCACCGCGAATCAAAGAATACCCTCTTCGTCCGTCCTCAGTCAAAGGATTAAGAGCTTGGAGAAAGAGGTGAAGGGAAGgaaaaaagacaagaaaaggTAA
- the LOC105159129 gene encoding mitochondrial inner membrane protein OXA1-like isoform X2: MAYRRSITARAKLLHQQHRVAPSFSHVPRDDDDRGTPLHHSPISKNPEIPSNFQHRLFGMGNNVGTFHRSRNLFQDRRFGIPAACSPVFVRNMSSLGEGPADKIEIMTDVLGDKAVEVGSQVGPVANEVAVAAADSFFPVAALQYLIDYIHSFTGFNWWASIVLATLLIRGIQLPLMINQLKSTSKFTLLRPRLEEIKEEMQSRSTSPDAVAEGQARMKELFKEYGVTPFTPLKGILISGPIFCSFFFAVRNMAVNVPSFKEGGTLWFTDLTTPDSMYILPILTALTFWITVECNAQEGLEGNPTAGTIKNFSRVLAALTVPFTATFPKAIFCYWITSNLFSLTYGLEARGEEILGRANITQGTTSNRSKTSLRRAQQVHGTPTTAVCIVLYSSITKTHRESKNTLFVRPQSKD; this comes from the exons ATGGCGTATAGGCGGAGCATCACTGCTCGAGCCAAACTTCTTCATCAACAGCACCGAGTTGCTCCTTCATTTTCGCATGTTCCTCGCGATGATGACGATCGTGGAACTCCGCTGCATCATAGCCCCATTTCGAAGAACCCTGAAATCCCTAGTAACTTCCAGCACCGCTTATTCGGGATGGGAAATAATGTGGGCACCTTTCATAGGTCGAGAAATCTGTTTCAAGATCGGAGATTTGGGATTCCGGCGGCTTGTAGTCCGGTGTTTGTGAGGAATATGTCGAGTCTTGGAGAAGGGCCGGCCGACAAGATTGAGATAATGACTGATGTGTTGGGGGATAAAGCCGTAGAGGTGGGTTCGCAGGTGGGCCCGGTGGCAAATGAGGTGGCGGTTGCTGCAGCGGACTCTTTCTTTCCGGTGGCTGCTCTCCAGTACTTGATTGATTATATACATAGTTTCACTGGGTTTAATTG GTGGGCTTCAATTGTTTTGGCAACTCTATTGATTCGTGGGATTCAGCTCCCTCTAATGATAAATCAACTGAAGTCCACTTCAAAATTTACA CTTCTACGGCCACGGTTGGAGGAGATTAAGGAAGAAATGCAAAGTAGG AGTACGAGTCCTGATGCTGTGGCTGAAGGTCAGGCACGGATGAAGGAACTATTCAAGGA ATATGGTGTTACACCATTCACCCCTTTGAAGGGAATTCTAATTTCAGGTCCCATCTTTTGCAGTTTCTTTTTTGCT GTTAGGAACATGGCGGTGAATGTTCCATCTTTTAAAGAGGGAGGAACTTTGTGGTTTACCGATTTAACAACTCCAGATAGCATGTATATTCTTCCAATTTTGACAGCACTGACATTTTGGATTACCGTGGAG TGTAATGCTCAAGAAGGTCTGGAAGGTAACCCAACTGCTGGTACTATCAAGAATTTTTCGAGGGTCTTGGCTGCTTTGACAGTCCCTTTCACCGCAACTTTCCCGAAA GCTATATTCTGCTACTGGATTACCTCCAACCTGTTTTCGCTCACATACGGATTAG AAGCCCGGGGTGAAGAAATTCTTGGGCGTGCCAATATTACCCAAGGCACAACCTCCAACCGTTCAAAAACCAGCCTTCGACGCGCTCAACAAGTACACGGCACCCCAACAACAGCAGTCTGTATCGTCCTCTATTCAAGCATCACCAAAACCCACCGCGAATCAAAGAATACCCTCTTCGTCCGTCCTCAGTCAAAGGATTAA
- the LOC105159129 gene encoding mitochondrial inner membrane protein OXA1-like isoform X4: MAYRRSITARAKLLHQQHRVAPSFSHVPRDDDDRGTPLHHSPISKNPEIPSNFQHRLFGMGNNVGTFHRSRNLFQDRRFGIPAACSPVFVRNMSSLGEGPADKIEIMTDVLGDKAVEVGSQVGPVANEVAVAAADSFFPVAALQYLIDYIHSFTGFNWWASIVLATLLIRGIQLPLMINQLKSTSKFTLLRPRLEEIKEEMQSRSTSPDAVAEGQARMKELFKEYGVTPFTPLKGILISGPIFCSFFFAVRNMAVNVPSFKEGGTLWFTDLTTPDSMYILPILTALTFWITVEAIFCYWITSNLFSLTYGLEARGEEILGRANITQGTTSNRSKTSLRRAQQVHGTPTTAVCIVLYSSITKTHRESKNTLFVRPQSKD, from the exons ATGGCGTATAGGCGGAGCATCACTGCTCGAGCCAAACTTCTTCATCAACAGCACCGAGTTGCTCCTTCATTTTCGCATGTTCCTCGCGATGATGACGATCGTGGAACTCCGCTGCATCATAGCCCCATTTCGAAGAACCCTGAAATCCCTAGTAACTTCCAGCACCGCTTATTCGGGATGGGAAATAATGTGGGCACCTTTCATAGGTCGAGAAATCTGTTTCAAGATCGGAGATTTGGGATTCCGGCGGCTTGTAGTCCGGTGTTTGTGAGGAATATGTCGAGTCTTGGAGAAGGGCCGGCCGACAAGATTGAGATAATGACTGATGTGTTGGGGGATAAAGCCGTAGAGGTGGGTTCGCAGGTGGGCCCGGTGGCAAATGAGGTGGCGGTTGCTGCAGCGGACTCTTTCTTTCCGGTGGCTGCTCTCCAGTACTTGATTGATTATATACATAGTTTCACTGGGTTTAATTG GTGGGCTTCAATTGTTTTGGCAACTCTATTGATTCGTGGGATTCAGCTCCCTCTAATGATAAATCAACTGAAGTCCACTTCAAAATTTACA CTTCTACGGCCACGGTTGGAGGAGATTAAGGAAGAAATGCAAAGTAGG AGTACGAGTCCTGATGCTGTGGCTGAAGGTCAGGCACGGATGAAGGAACTATTCAAGGA ATATGGTGTTACACCATTCACCCCTTTGAAGGGAATTCTAATTTCAGGTCCCATCTTTTGCAGTTTCTTTTTTGCT GTTAGGAACATGGCGGTGAATGTTCCATCTTTTAAAGAGGGAGGAACTTTGTGGTTTACCGATTTAACAACTCCAGATAGCATGTATATTCTTCCAATTTTGACAGCACTGACATTTTGGATTACCGTGGAG GCTATATTCTGCTACTGGATTACCTCCAACCTGTTTTCGCTCACATACGGATTAG AAGCCCGGGGTGAAGAAATTCTTGGGCGTGCCAATATTACCCAAGGCACAACCTCCAACCGTTCAAAAACCAGCCTTCGACGCGCTCAACAAGTACACGGCACCCCAACAACAGCAGTCTGTATCGTCCTCTATTCAAGCATCACCAAAACCCACCGCGAATCAAAGAATACCCTCTTCGTCCGTCCTCAGTCAAAGGATTAA
- the LOC110011596 gene encoding uncharacterized protein LOC110011596 has protein sequence MGGGQAMKRIPRIKFPDRRAKASGTTSHHQETSENDNLVRNFFSRSPSSTSVGGKASDQPKRTPVSQEEIEAIMLGGCI, from the exons ATGGGCGGAGGGCAGGCGATGAAGAGGATACCACGCATCAAGTTTCCTGATAGGCGGGCGAAAGCCTCTG GTACAACATCCCATCACCAAGAAACATCTGAAAACGACAATCTTGTTCGAAATTTTTTCTCAAGGTCTCCGTCCAGCACGTCTGTTGGAGGAAAGGCTTCTGATCAGCCAAAAAGAACTCCCGTGTCTCAGGAGGAGATTGAAGCTATCATG TTGGGTGGCTGTATCTAA